DNA sequence from the Pedobacter sp. W3I1 genome:
AATTGGTTTTGCCAGATTTAGGAACACTTGAGTTTGGTATCGTTGGTGAACCCACAGAAATGAATTTAGCGATTGCTGAACGGGGGTTGTTGGTTTTAGATTGTGTATCGCATGGTAAAGCCGGGCATGCTGCGCGTGAAGAAGGGGAAAATGCCATTTATAAGGCTTTGAAAGATATTGAATGGTTTAGGAACTTCCAGTTCCCCAAAGTATCGGAGGTTTTCGGCCCTTTGAAAATGACGGTTACCATAATCAATGCAGGTTCGCAGCATAATGTTGTTCCTGCGAATTGTACTTTCACGGTTGATGTTCGTGTAACAGATGCCTACACCAATGAAGAAGTGTTAGATATTATCAGGGCAAATGTTGATTGCGATGTTACCCCACGGTCTATCCGTTTAAAACCATCGTCGATTGATAAAAACCATCCGGTTGTTCAGGCCGGAGTAGCACTTGGAAAAACTACTTATGGTTCGCCAACTACATCCGATCAGGCACTATTAGATATCCCATCGGTAAAATGTGGTCCGGGGTTTTCTGGTCGCTCGCACATGGCCGATGAATTTTTATATGTTAGAGAAGTAGCCGAGGGTGTTGAAGGATATGTTAATATGTTAAAACCGGTTATACGAGGATAAAAATAGAATTCTCCAAAAATGGGCAAATCAAAATTCTTATAATATTGTTTATCTTTACGTTATGAAAACTTATTCTAATTTCATAGAAATTGACGCTAACAAACGTTTTGGCAAGCCCTGCATAAAGGGAACCAGAATTGCTGTGTATGATGTTTTGGGATGGCTAGCAAATGGCATGACTATGCAAAGTATATTGACTGATTTTCCTGAAATTACTGAAGAAGAGATCTTATCCTGTCTTGCTTATTCAGCAGATAGAGAGCATAAAATAAGAGTAGCCTAGTGAAACTGCTATTTGACCAAAACATTTCCCATAGAATCATAAAACTTTTGGAGGCCGATTTCTCAGCTTGTGACCAAATACGAAGGTTAAAGCTAGAAAACAAAGCGGATAAGGAAATCTGGAATTTTGCTGGCCAAAATGGTTATGTTATTGTAACTTTCGACGCAGATTTCTACGAATTTTCAAATCTGTATGGCCATCCTCCTAAAATTATTTGGCTTAGGTTCGGAAATAATACAACCACCGGGATTGCAAAAACCTTAGTAGAAAAAAGAGAATTAATAAATGATTTCATAAATCAAGATGAGTTTTCTTGCTTGGAAATACAATAAAGCTTGTTTTATAATAAATATTTTGCGGAATCCGTGAAAATTTGACGCCCTTTGCGGTTAAATAAATTAGAATGAAACCTGCGTAGCAAGCCTCATTACCGTTGAAAAAATAAAGATTAATAATGAAAATCTGGCAAAAAA
Encoded proteins:
- a CDS encoding M20 family metallo-hydrolase; protein product: MLLENIQKESLDLLRQLIRIQSFSKEEDRTANLIAQFLEERGVKTQRKMNNVWAYNKHFDATKPTLLLNSHHDTVKPNSGYTRDPYDAAIEGDKLFGLGSNDAGGCLVSLIGAFLYYYEQEGLKYNICLAATAEEEISGNNGLELVLPDLGTLEFGIVGEPTEMNLAIAERGLLVLDCVSHGKAGHAAREEGENAIYKALKDIEWFRNFQFPKVSEVFGPLKMTVTIINAGSQHNVVPANCTFTVDVRVTDAYTNEEVLDIIRANVDCDVTPRSIRLKPSSIDKNHPVVQAGVALGKTTYGSPTTSDQALLDIPSVKCGPGFSGRSHMADEFLYVREVAEGVEGYVNMLKPVIRG
- a CDS encoding DUF5615 family PIN-like protein, encoding MKLLFDQNISHRIIKLLEADFSACDQIRRLKLENKADKEIWNFAGQNGYVIVTFDADFYEFSNLYGHPPKIIWLRFGNNTTTGIAKTLVEKRELINDFINQDEFSCLEIQ
- a CDS encoding DUF433 domain-containing protein; amino-acid sequence: MKTYSNFIEIDANKRFGKPCIKGTRIAVYDVLGWLANGMTMQSILTDFPEITEEEILSCLAYSADREHKIRVA